A region from the Ptychodera flava strain L36383 chromosome 10, AS_Pfla_20210202, whole genome shotgun sequence genome encodes:
- the LOC139142574 gene encoding uncharacterized protein isoform X1, translating to MRIPFYSHSTWRRSTKQKSESVQRAGRRIPSDSAKKRAKTRRNAGKINIWEEIDRWKTVKEDNSLQSNAEVARFLIDQYYAVQPVSVSPSTVNAVSAPMMSTPGPNKETLQKISAPEVSEISMDSDCSIKVGSTTLTGMSAIEDSGSDSTDGYSGVPKMKEEKRKSVKKMSESFIYPFEENKLRSETLT from the exons atgcgcataccGTTCTACTCACATTCAACATGGCGTCGCTCGACGAAGCAGAAAAGCGAAAGCGTCCAGCGGGCCGGCCGCCGAATACCTAGTGATTCTGCTAAGAAACGGGCTAAAACTCGACGGAATGCTGGTAAAATAAATATCTGGGAAGAGATAGATCGCTGGAAGACAGTTAAAGAAGACAACAGTTTGCAGTCAAATGCCGAAGTTGCACGATTTCTGATCGACCA GTACTATGCAGTTCAACCTGTCAGCGTTTCCCCCTCCACTGTTAATGCTGTAAGTGCACCTATGATGTCAACCCCAggtccaaacaaagaaactcTACAGAAAATATCAGCCCCTGAAGTGTCTGAAATATCAATGGATTCGGATTGCag TATTAAGGTTGGCAGCACGACACTGACAGGCATGTCTGCGATTGAAGACAGTGGCAGTGATTCAACAGATGGATATAGTGGTGTACCCAAAAT GAAAGAAGAAAAGAGAAAGAGTGTGAAGAAGATGTCAGAGTCATTCATTTACCCATTTGA AGAGAACAAACTCAGATCTGAAACACTCACATGA
- the LOC139142574 gene encoding uncharacterized protein isoform X3: MRIPFYSHSTWRRSTKQKSESVQRAGRRIPSDSAKKRAKTRRNAGKINIWEEIDRWKTVKEDNSLQSNAEVARFLIDQYYAVQPVSVSPSTVNAVSAPMMSTPGPNKETLQKISAPEVSEISMDSDCRKEEKRKSVKKMSESFIYPFEENKLRSETLT; the protein is encoded by the exons atgcgcataccGTTCTACTCACATTCAACATGGCGTCGCTCGACGAAGCAGAAAAGCGAAAGCGTCCAGCGGGCCGGCCGCCGAATACCTAGTGATTCTGCTAAGAAACGGGCTAAAACTCGACGGAATGCTGGTAAAATAAATATCTGGGAAGAGATAGATCGCTGGAAGACAGTTAAAGAAGACAACAGTTTGCAGTCAAATGCCGAAGTTGCACGATTTCTGATCGACCA GTACTATGCAGTTCAACCTGTCAGCGTTTCCCCCTCCACTGTTAATGCTGTAAGTGCACCTATGATGTCAACCCCAggtccaaacaaagaaactcTACAGAAAATATCAGCCCCTGAAGTGTCTGAAATATCAATGGATTCGGATTGCag GAAAGAAGAAAAGAGAAAGAGTGTGAAGAAGATGTCAGAGTCATTCATTTACCCATTTGA AGAGAACAAACTCAGATCTGAAACACTCACATGA
- the LOC139142574 gene encoding uncharacterized protein isoform X2 — protein MRIPFYSHSTWRRSTKQKSESVQRAGRRIPSDSAKKRAKTRRNAGKINIWEEIDRWKTVKEDNSLQSNAEVARFLIDQYYAVQPVSVSPSTVNAVSAPMMSTPGPNKETLQKISAPEVSEISMDSDCSIKVGSTTLTGMSAIEDSGSDSTDGYSGVPKIQERRKEKECEEDVRVIHLPI, from the exons atgcgcataccGTTCTACTCACATTCAACATGGCGTCGCTCGACGAAGCAGAAAAGCGAAAGCGTCCAGCGGGCCGGCCGCCGAATACCTAGTGATTCTGCTAAGAAACGGGCTAAAACTCGACGGAATGCTGGTAAAATAAATATCTGGGAAGAGATAGATCGCTGGAAGACAGTTAAAGAAGACAACAGTTTGCAGTCAAATGCCGAAGTTGCACGATTTCTGATCGACCA GTACTATGCAGTTCAACCTGTCAGCGTTTCCCCCTCCACTGTTAATGCTGTAAGTGCACCTATGATGTCAACCCCAggtccaaacaaagaaactcTACAGAAAATATCAGCCCCTGAAGTGTCTGAAATATCAATGGATTCGGATTGCag TATTAAGGTTGGCAGCACGACACTGACAGGCATGTCTGCGATTGAAGACAGTGGCAGTGATTCAACAGATGGATATAGTGGTGTACCCAAAAT ACAGGAAAGAAGAAAAGAGAAAGAGTGTGAAGAAGATGTCAGAGTCATTCATTTACCCATTTGA